Proteins co-encoded in one Kribbella qitaiheensis genomic window:
- a CDS encoding type IV secretory system conjugative DNA transfer family protein, which produces MAQGKKSTGPGGLSIESVLVFVAIGLFVVVVGGIWSSLKVAAAINKSRTIGGNPIGALTDLINGRVEWSGAATGVLLLELVLLAALAGGGFYLVTRIGKPGSRVDQSAQLMSKRKDIYKLTRQGAQDIANRLGTGHAGPGVMIGRTVRDNLEVFGSWEDMHVDVWGPRTGKTTSRAVPAILEAPGAVVATSNKRDIVDATRDPRAAKGPVWVFDPQEVCGEEPNWWWNPLSYITDETKARQLAEHFVASQRSESARTDAFFDAAGTDLLAGLLLAAAVAKRPITQIYTWLADPRNDEPERILRSTPGLQLSADALAGVISAPDKQRGGIYGTAQQSAQFLINRKVTGWVIPNGPNDNRPQFNPYQFVREGGTLYSLSKEGAGTAGPLVTALTVAVVEAAEDYAKTCAGGRMPSPLVGVLDEAANVCRWKDLPDLYSHFGSRGIVLMTILQSWAQGVECWGERGMEKLWSAANIRVYGGGVSDANFLERLSKLIGDYDITSNSVSYNKGERGTSRQTQRHHIMEVSDLASMPPGRAVVFPSGIPATMIKTVPWMVGPYAAAVKASFAHHDPGASAPAITESGAGAWIAAGRPQSSAPAAPSGPAGTGLGADRGATPWMVNRSSSIHTLPPSSRTGWSTCTAAASGSSSSGARSGTGTRRR; this is translated from the coding sequence ATGGCCCAGGGCAAGAAGTCCACCGGTCCCGGCGGGTTGTCGATCGAGTCGGTGCTGGTGTTCGTCGCGATCGGCCTGTTCGTGGTCGTCGTCGGTGGCATCTGGTCGTCGCTCAAGGTCGCCGCGGCGATCAACAAGTCCCGCACGATCGGCGGCAACCCGATCGGCGCGCTCACGGACCTGATCAACGGCCGGGTCGAATGGTCCGGCGCCGCGACCGGCGTACTGCTGCTGGAGCTCGTCCTGCTCGCCGCGCTGGCCGGCGGCGGCTTCTACCTCGTCACCAGGATCGGCAAGCCCGGCTCACGGGTGGACCAGTCCGCCCAGCTGATGTCGAAGCGCAAGGACATCTACAAGCTGACCCGCCAGGGCGCCCAGGACATCGCCAACCGCCTCGGCACCGGCCACGCCGGCCCCGGTGTGATGATCGGCCGCACCGTCCGCGACAACCTGGAAGTCTTCGGCTCCTGGGAAGACATGCACGTCGACGTCTGGGGCCCCCGGACCGGTAAGACCACGTCGCGGGCAGTGCCGGCGATCCTGGAAGCGCCGGGGGCGGTGGTGGCTACCTCGAACAAGCGGGACATCGTCGACGCCACCCGCGACCCGCGCGCGGCGAAGGGCCCGGTCTGGGTCTTCGATCCGCAGGAGGTCTGCGGCGAGGAGCCGAACTGGTGGTGGAACCCGCTCAGCTACATCACCGACGAGACCAAGGCCCGGCAGTTGGCTGAGCACTTCGTCGCGTCGCAGCGGTCCGAGTCGGCCCGGACGGATGCCTTCTTCGATGCCGCCGGCACCGATCTGCTGGCCGGCCTGCTGCTCGCCGCCGCGGTGGCGAAGCGGCCGATCACCCAGATCTACACCTGGCTCGCGGATCCGAGGAACGACGAGCCGGAGCGGATCCTGCGGTCCACTCCCGGGCTCCAGCTGTCCGCGGATGCGCTTGCCGGTGTCATCAGCGCGCCCGACAAGCAGCGCGGTGGCATCTACGGAACGGCCCAGCAGAGCGCGCAGTTCCTGATCAACCGCAAGGTGACCGGCTGGGTCATCCCGAACGGCCCGAACGACAACCGGCCGCAGTTCAACCCCTACCAGTTCGTCCGCGAAGGCGGCACCCTGTACAGCCTGTCCAAGGAAGGCGCCGGTACTGCGGGCCCGCTGGTCACCGCGTTGACGGTGGCCGTGGTCGAAGCCGCCGAGGACTACGCGAAGACCTGCGCCGGCGGCCGGATGCCGAGCCCGCTCGTCGGCGTGCTGGACGAGGCGGCGAACGTCTGCCGCTGGAAGGATCTGCCGGACCTCTACAGCCACTTCGGCTCCCGCGGCATCGTGCTGATGACGATCCTGCAGTCCTGGGCGCAAGGCGTGGAGTGCTGGGGCGAGCGCGGCATGGAGAAGCTGTGGTCCGCCGCGAACATCCGCGTGTACGGCGGTGGTGTGTCCGACGCGAACTTCCTCGAGCGGCTGAGCAAGCTGATCGGCGACTACGACATCACCTCGAACTCGGTGTCGTACAACAAGGGCGAGCGCGGTACGAGCCGGCAGACCCAGCGCCACCACATCATGGAGGTCTCCGACCTCGCCTCGATGCCACCGGGACGCGCGGTCGTGTTCCCGTCCGGGATCCCGGCCACGATGATCAAGACGGTGCCTTGGATGGTCGGCCCGTACGCCGCTGCCGTGAAGGCCTCTTTCGCTCACCACGATCCGGGCGCGTCGGCTCCGGCCATCACCGAGAGCGGTGCGGGCGCGTGGATAGCGGCCGGCCGTCCGCAGTCGTCTGCGCCGGCTGCGCCCAGCGGGCCCGCCGGCACCGGTCTGGGAGCAGACCGAGGAGCAACGCCGTGGATGGTGAACAGGAGCTCTTCTATCCACACGTTGCCGCCTTCGTCGAGGACCGGCTGGTCTACCTGTACTGCCGCCGCATCGGGCAGCAGTTCGTCTGGTGCCCGGAGTGGTACCGGCACGCGGAGGCGCTGA
- a CDS encoding DUF4913 domain-containing protein, producing MVYLYCRRIGQQFVWCPEWYRHAEALSRLDSIWRAWEHLRLDPATGMSVWWRDHADPHMMALLDPDGPFAACRGSHSDYPIPPLPVEAPPAGLFFDQRQTNLHGV from the coding sequence CTGGTCTACCTGTACTGCCGCCGCATCGGGCAGCAGTTCGTCTGGTGCCCGGAGTGGTACCGGCACGCGGAGGCGCTGAGCCGGCTGGACTCGATCTGGCGGGCGTGGGAGCACCTGCGCCTCGACCCGGCGACCGGCATGTCGGTCTGGTGGCGTGACCACGCGGACCCGCACATGATGGCGTTGCTCGATCCCGACGGGCCGTTCGCGGCCTGTCGCGGGTCGCACAGCGACTACCCGATCCCGCCGCTTCCCGTGGAGGCACCACCGGCCGGCCTCTTCTTCGACCAGCGCCAGACGAACCTGCACGGCGTCTAG
- a CDS encoding TetR/AcrR family transcriptional regulator, whose translation MTTPRQRAHQQTMADILRIAHQQLSTEGSAGLSLRAIARELGLVSSAIYRYVPSRDELLTLLIEESYNSFGDAVEAAEARSRRDDLDRRWLTIGRAVRRWAVANPAEWALLYGSPVPGYHAPPERTTAAGSRVPLLILALLADARLEPSQDDPPMTAALHRELERVGPALPGELRPEILARGLLAFSSLCGLVSLELFGQFTNTVTQFPAHLDHQLARLGATLGLPGSGA comes from the coding sequence ATGACGACGCCGAGACAACGCGCCCATCAGCAGACGATGGCCGACATCCTCCGGATCGCCCACCAGCAGCTCAGCACCGAAGGCTCGGCCGGCCTGTCCCTGCGAGCGATCGCCCGCGAGCTCGGCCTGGTCTCGTCCGCCATCTACCGGTATGTGCCGAGCCGCGACGAGCTGCTCACCCTGCTGATCGAAGAGTCGTACAACTCGTTCGGAGACGCGGTGGAGGCGGCCGAGGCGCGGAGCCGCCGGGACGACCTGGACCGCCGCTGGCTGACCATCGGCCGCGCCGTACGCCGGTGGGCCGTCGCCAACCCGGCCGAGTGGGCCCTGCTCTACGGCAGCCCGGTCCCCGGGTATCACGCGCCGCCTGAGCGGACCACGGCCGCCGGGAGCCGTGTCCCCCTCCTCATCCTCGCCCTGCTCGCAGATGCCCGGCTGGAGCCGTCCCAGGACGATCCACCGATGACGGCTGCCCTGCACCGCGAGCTGGAGCGCGTCGGTCCCGCTCTACCTGGCGAGCTCAGGCCAGAGATCCTCGCGCGCGGCCTGCTGGCCTTCTCATCGCTGTGCGGCCTGGTGAGCCTGGAGTTGTTCGGCCAGTTCACCAACACCGTCACCCAGTTCCCTGCCCACCTGGACCACCAACTGGCCCGCCTGGGCGCCACGCTCGGCCTCCCAGGCTCCGGCGCCTAG
- a CDS encoding YrdB family protein → MQEIWRWGNLGLAFAVELAVLGIFAWWGWHTGAGTPVKLLLAIGLPVLAAVGWGLFAAPKANYGSPVVTTIVKVAFFGLAGLALWSLDHWLLGAAFVLVVAANLLVIRLGHITA, encoded by the coding sequence ATGCAGGAGATCTGGCGATGGGGCAACCTGGGCCTGGCATTCGCGGTCGAGCTGGCCGTACTGGGAATCTTCGCCTGGTGGGGCTGGCACACCGGAGCCGGTACGCCGGTCAAGCTCCTGCTCGCGATCGGGCTCCCCGTCCTGGCCGCCGTCGGCTGGGGTCTTTTCGCGGCGCCGAAGGCGAACTACGGAAGTCCGGTCGTCACCACCATCGTCAAGGTCGCCTTCTTCGGCCTGGCCGGGCTGGCGTTGTGGAGCCTCGACCACTGGCTCCTCGGCGCGGCCTTCGTCCTGGTCGTCGCCGCGAACCTGCTCGTCATCCGGCTCGGCCACATCACGGCCTAA